The following coding sequences are from one Comamonas koreensis window:
- a CDS encoding 2OG-Fe(II) oxygenase yields the protein MTASQPLTPELRAWIIDQASAGVSADRVFKAMCDAGWNADVAESAMESVLTEHLAQLQASKDTAAAAASLPAALSRPLPEPNLGQSPSTIDVGDREVSVLLALQHPRVVVFGNLLSDEECDAIIAAAEPRMQRSLTVETQTGGEEVNADRTSDGMFFQREETPAVAALERRIAKLVNWPENHGEGLQVLHYRPGAEYKPHYDYFDPTQPGTPTILKRGGQRLATLVIYLNNPQAGGGTSFPDVGLEVAPRRGNAVFFSYPAPDPATKSLHGGSPVIAGEKWIATKWLREGEFK from the coding sequence ATGACAGCCTCGCAACCCCTCACCCCGGAACTGCGCGCCTGGATCATTGATCAGGCCAGCGCCGGCGTCAGCGCCGACCGCGTCTTCAAAGCCATGTGCGATGCCGGCTGGAACGCCGATGTCGCCGAGTCCGCGATGGAATCGGTGCTGACCGAGCACCTCGCGCAGTTGCAGGCGAGCAAGGACACCGCCGCTGCGGCGGCCTCCCTGCCAGCTGCCCTGTCCCGTCCCCTGCCCGAGCCCAACCTGGGCCAATCGCCCTCCACCATCGATGTCGGTGACCGCGAGGTCAGCGTGTTGCTGGCCCTGCAGCACCCGCGCGTCGTCGTATTCGGCAATCTGCTGTCCGACGAGGAGTGCGACGCCATCATCGCTGCGGCCGAGCCGCGCATGCAGCGCTCGCTGACCGTTGAGACCCAGACCGGTGGCGAAGAAGTCAATGCCGACCGCACCAGCGACGGCATGTTCTTCCAGCGCGAGGAGACGCCCGCCGTCGCCGCGCTGGAGCGCCGCATCGCCAAGCTGGTCAACTGGCCGGAAAACCATGGCGAGGGCCTGCAGGTGCTGCACTACCGGCCTGGCGCCGAGTACAAGCCGCACTACGACTATTTCGACCCGACCCAGCCGGGCACGCCGACGATTTTGAAGCGTGGCGGCCAGCGCCTGGCCACCTTGGTGATCTACCTGAACAACCCGCAAGCCGGCGGCGGCACCAGCTTCCCCGATGTGGGGCTGGAAGTGGCGCCGCGCCGCGGCAATGCGGTGTTCTTCAGCTACCCCGCGCCCGACCCCGCAACCAAAAGCCTGCATGGCGGCTCACCGGTGATTGCCGGCGAGAAATGGATCGCCACCAAGTGGTTGCGCGAGGGCGAATTCAAGTAA
- the queF gene encoding NADPH-dependent 7-cyano-7-deazaguanine reductase QueF (Catalyzes the NADPH-dependent reduction of 7-cyano-7-deazaguanine (preQ0) to 7-aminomethyl-7-deazaguanine (preQ1) in queuosine biosynthesis) — protein sequence MTVSPSPEQSPLGQRSAYIDQYDPTLLFPLPRQAKRDEIGLQADKLPFFGADLWTAYEVSWLNLRGKPQVALVSFTIPCETPNIVESKSFKLYLNSFNNSRFGSVDEVRAKLLADISEAVWRGAPYQASVGVQMIDPEVFDTLPLQELDGLNLDRLDIDCEHYQPQPQLLRAAFDEAPVTETLSSRLLKSNCLVTGQPDWGSVRISYTGPAIDQERLLQYIVSFRNHNEFHEQCVERMFVDIWKHCKPIRLTVYARYTRRGGLDINPLRTSQPMALPANIRTARQ from the coding sequence ATGACCGTCTCCCCTTCGCCCGAGCAATCGCCCCTGGGCCAGCGCTCCGCATACATCGACCAGTACGACCCCACCCTGCTCTTTCCGCTGCCGCGCCAGGCCAAGCGCGACGAGATTGGCCTGCAAGCCGACAAGCTGCCCTTTTTTGGCGCCGACCTGTGGACGGCCTATGAGGTCTCCTGGCTCAACCTGCGCGGCAAGCCCCAGGTGGCCCTGGTGAGCTTCACCATCCCTTGCGAGACGCCCAATATCGTCGAGAGCAAGTCCTTCAAGCTCTACCTCAACAGCTTCAACAACAGCCGCTTTGGCTCAGTCGATGAGGTACGCGCCAAGCTGCTCGCCGATATCAGCGAAGCCGTATGGCGCGGCGCGCCCTACCAGGCCTCCGTCGGCGTGCAGATGATCGACCCGGAGGTGTTCGACACCCTGCCGCTGCAAGAGCTCGACGGCCTGAACCTGGACCGGCTGGACATCGACTGCGAGCACTACCAGCCCCAACCCCAGCTGCTGCGCGCCGCCTTTGATGAGGCGCCTGTCACCGAGACGCTCAGCAGCCGCCTGCTCAAGAGCAACTGCCTGGTCACCGGCCAGCCCGACTGGGGCAGCGTGCGCATCAGCTATACCGGCCCGGCGATCGACCAGGAACGCCTGCTGCAGTACATCGTGAGCTTTCGCAACCACAACGAATTCCATGAGCAGTGTGTCGAGCGCATGTTTGTCGATATCTGGAAGCACTGCAAGCCGATCCGCCTGACGGTCTATGCCCGTTACACGCGCCGGGGAGGCCTGGACATCAACCCGCTGCGCACCAGCCAGCCGATGGCCCTGCCGGCCAATATCCGCACCGCACGCCAGTAA
- a CDS encoding Y-family DNA polymerase, which yields MDAFYASAELLRYPQLKGLPVIIGGGRRAEDEALKARYGERLDEIPPEAFPQLKDYVGRGVITTATYPARAFGVGSAMGMMKAAKLCPQAILLPVDFARYRHFSRQFKAIITAMAPQMEDRGVDEVYIDFTHVEGGQEDHGRSLALRMQAAIHAATGLTCSVGVAPNKQLAKMASEFNKPNGVSIVLESDLQTMIWPLACRKINGVGPKADAKLQALGINTLGDLAAKDLPWLVAHFGRSYGAWLHASSWGRDSRPVVTESEPVSMSRETTFDRDLHAVRDKAELGAIFTELCQMVAADLQRKGYVGRTIGIKLRYPDFRIATRDHSLPLYTQDAAAIRHAAGQCLKRAPLDQRLRLLGVRVGGLLPLEQALAQGLVGDWQAMRQALRQAQSRPAIAEHKADPYTLPLFGDLD from the coding sequence ATCGGCGGGGGCCGCCGGGCAGAAGATGAGGCGCTGAAAGCGCGCTATGGCGAGCGCCTGGACGAGATCCCGCCCGAGGCCTTTCCTCAGCTCAAAGACTATGTGGGCCGGGGCGTGATCACGACGGCCACCTACCCGGCGCGCGCCTTTGGCGTGGGCTCGGCCATGGGCATGATGAAGGCGGCCAAGCTCTGCCCGCAGGCTATTCTGCTGCCGGTGGACTTTGCGCGCTACCGGCATTTCTCGCGCCAGTTCAAGGCCATCATCACCGCGATGGCGCCTCAGATGGAGGACCGGGGCGTGGACGAGGTCTATATCGACTTCACCCATGTCGAAGGCGGCCAGGAAGACCATGGCCGCAGCCTGGCGTTGCGCATGCAGGCGGCCATTCATGCGGCCACCGGGCTGACCTGCTCGGTCGGGGTGGCCCCCAACAAGCAGCTGGCCAAGATGGCCAGCGAATTCAACAAGCCCAATGGCGTGTCCATTGTGCTCGAGAGCGATCTGCAAACGATGATCTGGCCGCTGGCCTGCCGCAAGATCAATGGCGTGGGCCCCAAGGCCGATGCCAAGCTGCAGGCACTGGGCATTAACACATTGGGCGATCTGGCCGCCAAGGACCTGCCCTGGTTGGTGGCACACTTTGGCCGCAGCTACGGCGCCTGGCTGCATGCATCGAGCTGGGGGCGGGACAGCCGGCCCGTGGTGACCGAGAGCGAGCCGGTATCGATGAGCCGCGAGACCACGTTTGACCGCGACCTGCATGCGGTGCGCGACAAGGCCGAGCTCGGCGCGATCTTTACCGAGCTGTGCCAGATGGTGGCGGCTGACCTGCAGCGCAAAGGCTATGTGGGGCGCACGATTGGCATCAAGCTGCGCTACCCGGACTTTCGCATCGCCACGCGCGACCACAGCCTGCCGCTCTACACCCAGGATGCCGCTGCCATCCGGCATGCGGCGGGCCAGTGCTTGAAGCGCGCGCCATTGGACCAGCGCCTGCGGCTCCTGGGGGTGCGGGTGGGTGGGCTGCTGCCGCTGGAGCAGGCCTTGGCGCAAGGCTTGGTGGGCGACTGGCAGGCCATGCGCCAGGCATTGCGCCAGGCCCAAAGCCGCCCGGCCATAGCCGAGCACAAGGCCGACCCCTACACCTTGCCGCTGTTCGGCGATCTGGACTGA